One Cryptomeria japonica chromosome 9, Sugi_1.0, whole genome shotgun sequence genomic window carries:
- the LOC131037828 gene encoding probable carboxylesterase 18: protein MAENASSYTRATVNSVPLKIRVMCQIVKFASYLTRRSDGTVNRRLSKWLERRALPNEKPAHGVYTRDIVIDNVTGVWLRLFVPVEATGEKIPVVVYFHGGGFCALSAADVVYDVFCRRLARRSGVLVASVDYRLAPEHKYPAAYEDCFAALAWLRSNSGVNHLPAQADLSRCFLMGDSAGGNIVHHVGCRVAEGKEDLRPVRVLGHVLIQPYFGGEERTAAEVNLKEAPLITVENSDWYWRAFLPEGANKDHPAANVVGSNCRDISGLAVPPSLVVIGGLDILQDWQSRYAEYLRKMGKDVEVLWYDNAVHAFHAFPGFDLAKKFLDDVDGFIHRTLAKVS, encoded by the coding sequence ATGGCAGAGAATGCCTCCAGTTATACGAGGGCCACCGTCAATTCCGTCCCATTAAAAATCCGTGTGATGTGTCAGATCGTCAAATTTGCCAGTTATTTGACGCGCAGAAGCGACGGCACCGTCAATCGCCGCCTCTCGAAATGGCTTGAACGCAGGGCGCTGCCAAACGAAAAGCCGGCTCACGGCGTTTACACCAGAGACATTGTCATCGATAACGTTACCGGCGTATGGCTCCGGCTCTTTGTTCCCGTCGAAGCCACCGGCGAAAAGATCCCGGTCGTCGTGTACTTCCACGGCGGCGGCTTCTGTGCCCTGTCAGCCGCCGACGTGGTGTACGATGTTTTCTGCCGCAGACTGGCTCGGCGGAGTGGAGTTCTGGTGGCTTCCGTGGATTACAGGCTGGCACCCGAGCACAAATACCCTGCGGCTTACGAGGACTGCTTTGCCGCGCTGGCATGGCTGAGAAGCAATTCTGGGGTGAACCACTTGCCAGCTCAGGCTGACCTGTCGCGTTGCTTTCTCATGGGGGATAGCGCCGGGGGGAACATTGTTCACCACGTCGGATGCCGCGTGGCAGAGGGGAAGGAGGATTTGCGGCCGGTGAGAGTTTTAGGGCACGTGTTGATTCAGCCGTATTTTGGTGGCGAGGAAAGAACGGCGGCGGAGGTGAATTTGAAGGAGGCGCCGCTAATTACAGTGGAGAATAGTGACTGGTATTGGAGGGCTTTTTTGCCCGAGGGGGCGAATAAAGACCATCCTGCCGCTAATGTGGTGGGGTCCAATTGTAGAGATATTTCGGGCTTGGCGGTTCCGCCAAGTTTGGTGGTGATTGGAGGGCTGGATATTTTGCAGGATTGGCAGAGCAGATATGCGGAGTATTTGAGGAAAATGGGGAAGGATGTGGAGGTTTTGTGGTATGATAATGCTGTGCATGCTTTCCATGCTTTTCCTGGCTTTGATTTGGCGAAGAAATTTTTGGACGATGTAGATGGCTTCATCCACAGGACGTTAGCTAAAGTTAGCTGA